Proteins from one Patescibacteria group bacterium genomic window:
- a CDS encoding metalloregulator ArsR/SmtB family transcription factor, whose amino-acid sequence MNTYSHINIMQKKELELQKYLKIISDKSKYKIIKHLAGGEDCVCNIVRKLKLERTLISHHLNILQKANLIKGRKSGTWIYYSLEKKTFESIEELFKELLGSANIRGKPNRLDKNNKCN is encoded by the coding sequence GTGAATACATATTCACATATTAATATTATGCAAAAAAAAGAATTAGAATTACAAAAATATTTAAAGATAATCTCCGACAAGAGTAAATATAAAATAATCAAGCATCTGGCGGGTGGAGAAGATTGCGTTTGTAATATAGTGCGAAAATTAAAACTGGAAAGAACTTTGATTTCCCACCATCTGAATATTCTTCAAAAAGCCAACTTGATAAAAGGCAGAAAATCGGGAACTTGGATTTATTATTCCTTGGAAAAGAAAACCTTTGAAAGTATAGAAGAATTATTTAAAGAATTATTGGGCTCGGCGAATATCAGAGGCAAACCAAACAGATTGGATAAGAATAATAAATGTAACTAA
- a CDS encoding cupin domain-containing protein — MNNKWRNIQEMINYSEEGIISKVIEKDDLGDVTLFSMSKSTEISQHTSTKAGYVYVVEGEGVFNLEGEDILMKSGVLIFMDANAKHSLKANENTTFILILRNN; from the coding sequence ATGAATAACAAATGGAGAAATATACAAGAAATGATAAATTATTCTGAAGAGGGAATAATAAGTAAAGTTATTGAGAAAGATGACCTGGGAGATGTGACTCTTTTTAGCATGTCTAAATCAACTGAAATTTCACAACATACGTCTACTAAAGCAGGATATGTATATGTTGTTGAAGGAGAAGGAGTATTTAATCTTGAAGGTGAAGATATTCTTATGAAATCAGGTGTATTAATATTCATGGATGCAAATGCAAAACATTCATTAAAAGCAAATGAGAATACTACCTTTATATTAATTTTAAGAAATAATTAA
- a CDS encoding 4Fe-4S binding protein: protein MNEEKKQDPKFAKFHGVDREKIQWHPVIDESKCIGCGMCATSCGRGVYKFDYENKKSKVANPTHCMVACQTCANLCPVGAISFAKNDATREKAQKIVKDFQLLPKVKEELEKRKDELKY from the coding sequence ATGAACGAAGAAAAAAAACAAGACCCGAAATTCGCCAAGTTCCACGGCGTGGATCGGGAAAAAATTCAATGGCATCCAGTCATTGACGAATCAAAATGCATTGGTTGCGGCATGTGTGCCACTTCTTGCGGACGAGGTGTGTATAAATTTGATTATGAAAACAAAAAATCCAAAGTAGCCAATCCGACGCATTGTATGGTAGCTTGCCAGACTTGTGCCAATCTCTGTCCAGTTGGAGCTATTTCTTTTGCCAAGAATGACGCTACCCGAGAAAAAGCCCAAAAAATCGTCAAAGACTTTCAACTACTTCCGAAAGTTAAGGAAGAATTGGAAAAAAGGAAAGATGAATTAAAATACTAA
- the trxA gene encoding thioredoxin: MIKKFTDQNFDQEVIQSEKIILVDFWAPWCAPCLAMNPIINDLAEKFAGPIVVGKINVDENKITTKKYGIMSVPHIKIFKNGKVVKEFVGKQDFEILSNELNNFCEEENNNQEMKKADEDNINNISGCCPEKDYCDIDCRPDDDKKDDIEIGCSCGGNC, encoded by the coding sequence ATGATAAAAAAATTTACAGATCAAAATTTTGATCAAGAAGTAATACAAAGTGAGAAGATTATTTTAGTTGATTTTTGGGCACCTTGGTGTGCGCCTTGTTTGGCGATGAATCCAATTATAAATGACTTGGCTGAAAAATTTGCAGGGCCAATTGTTGTTGGGAAAATAAATGTTGATGAAAATAAAATCACAACGAAAAAATACGGAATTATGTCAGTGCCGCATATAAAAATATTTAAAAATGGAAAAGTGGTTAAAGAATTTGTCGGAAAACAGGATTTTGAAATATTAAGCAATGAATTAAATAATTTCTGTGAAGAAGAAAATAATAATCAAGAAATGAAAAAAGCTGATGAAGATAATATTAACAATATCAGCGGTTGTTGTCCTGAAAAAGATTATTGCGACATAGATTGTCGGCCGGATGACGATAAAAAAGACGATATTGAAATTGGTTGCAGTTGCGGAGGGAATTGTTAG
- a CDS encoding thioredoxin family protein: MIKKIGLLFLVVAALLVFTGCSSTEQNNDQTNNIMPSDGATANGKVVIYFFWGEGCPHCAVEKPFLEEMEQKYPELEVKMFETWKNPDNAELFQKVAAAYGIQARGVPTTFIGDFEPIVGFADYMKEDLESKIKNCLERDCVDPGSKL, encoded by the coding sequence ATGATAAAAAAAATCGGATTATTATTCTTAGTAGTAGCAGCTTTGCTTGTCTTTACGGGCTGCTCTTCAACCGAACAGAATAACGATCAAACAAACAATATTATGCCGTCAGACGGTGCCACAGCTAACGGCAAAGTAGTTATATATTTCTTCTGGGGTGAAGGCTGTCCTCACTGCGCCGTGGAAAAGCCATTTTTAGAAGAAATGGAGCAAAAGTATCCGGAGCTGGAGGTTAAAATGTTTGAGACCTGGAAGAACCCGGACAACGCCGAATTATTTCAAAAAGTAGCAGCCGCTTATGGAATTCAGGCCCGAGGAGTGCCGACAACTTTTATCGGTGATTTTGAACCGATTGTCGGTTTTGCCGATTATATGAAAGAGGATCTTGAAAGCAAAATAAAAAATTGTTTGGAACGCGACTGTGTTGATCCCGGTTCTAAACTATAA
- the gcvH gene encoding glycine cleavage system protein GcvH, with translation MTNNNLPNNLLYNQDYSWARIENNTAVLGVIKPAADKVKEFVFIKLPQKGQRLKKGETYVSLEALKWSGHLGSPLSGEITEVNDPLFDEPSIINKDPYGEGWIAKIKISNQEEVKKLIKADKTQKWVESDLAKNK, from the coding sequence ATGACAAATAATAATTTACCGAACAATTTACTTTATAACCAAGATTATTCATGGGCGCGCATCGAGAATAACACGGCGGTGTTGGGTGTGATTAAACCGGCGGCAGATAAGGTAAAAGAATTTGTATTTATTAAACTTCCCCAGAAAGGACAGAGACTTAAAAAAGGGGAAACTTATGTTTCCTTGGAAGCACTTAAATGGAGCGGACACTTAGGAAGTCCCCTTTCCGGAGAAATAACTGAAGTTAATGACCCGTTGTTTGATGAACCGTCTATTATTAACAAAGACCCTTATGGTGAGGGCTGGATTGCCAAGATTAAAATTTCCAATCAAGAAGAGGTTAAAAAATTAATAAAAGCCGATAAAACCCAAAAATGGGTAGAGTCGGACCTGGCTAAAAATAAATAA
- a CDS encoding cation diffusion facilitator family transporter: MSGHSNHLINAKNLVLAIIINSFIVIFEIIFGVISRSFALISDALHNITDIGSMILSLWGEKLADKPQTEKKTYGYNRAELIIAFVNAGVLLGIVGFILVEAIIRFFHPEQVASFTMLIVAGVALVGNGIATYLLQKGADKNLNLKSAWLHSMQDALFSLAVVIGAVIIYYTGWNWIDPLASIIISVFLLKEIYSIIKQSVNMLMDSVPEGIDFAEVKKELMKLEGISDINDLHIWQTNSENKILSVHIKISELSEKKRTELLIKVQKLLKEKYGIDHSTLQMVSEKEAKLINLNCNHCN, from the coding sequence ATGAGTGGACACAGTAATCACTTAATAAATGCAAAAAATCTTGTTTTAGCTATTATTATAAACTCGTTTATAGTGATATTTGAGATTATTTTTGGTGTTATTTCCCGCAGTTTCGCGCTCATCAGTGATGCCTTGCACAACATCACTGATATCGGCTCAATGATTTTGAGCCTTTGGGGAGAAAAATTGGCGGATAAGCCACAAACTGAGAAAAAAACTTACGGTTATAACCGCGCCGAACTGATTATTGCTTTTGTCAACGCGGGAGTTTTGCTCGGGATTGTCGGTTTTATTTTGGTTGAAGCGATTATCCGTTTTTTTCATCCTGAACAGGTTGCCAGCTTTACAATGTTAATCGTCGCCGGCGTGGCTCTTGTCGGTAATGGTATAGCTACTTATCTTTTACAAAAAGGGGCTGATAAAAATTTAAATTTGAAAAGTGCTTGGCTACACTCTATGCAAGACGCGCTTTTTTCTTTGGCTGTTGTTATCGGCGCCGTCATTATTTATTATACTGGCTGGAATTGGATTGATCCACTCGCCTCTATAATCATTTCGGTTTTTCTACTTAAAGAAATTTATTCAATTATAAAGCAATCCGTAAATATGTTGATGGATTCAGTACCAGAAGGTATTGATTTTGCCGAAGTAAAAAAAGAGCTAATGAAATTAGAGGGCATAAGTGATATAAATGATTTACATATTTGGCAGACAAACAGTGAAAATAAAATTTTAAGCGTCCATATAAAAATTAGTGAACTTTCAGAAAAAAAGCGAACGGAACTATTGATTAAGGTTCAAAAACTTTTGAAAGAGAAATATGGTATCGATCATTCCACCCTACAAATGGTTTCGGAAAAAGAAGCCAAACTAATTAATTTAAATTGCAATCATTGTAATTAA
- a CDS encoding YlbF family regulator — translation MNDLDLKLKEFSQAIRETKKYQTYKKAAEIYEKDQEAQQLLKDFQTAQQNVNIYQQGHFSGLEEQKKEYENLLKEVRKNKVINDWIKTQKDMQKLIGLLAAELSQDINFKFTPPEKRSCCG, via the coding sequence ATGAACGATCTAGACTTAAAATTAAAGGAATTTTCTCAGGCGATTCGGGAAACAAAAAAGTATCAAACTTACAAAAAGGCAGCTGAAATATACGAAAAGGATCAAGAGGCTCAACAGCTGTTAAAAGATTTTCAAACAGCTCAACAAAATGTGAATATTTACCAACAAGGCCATTTTTCCGGATTAGAAGAACAGAAAAAAGAATATGAAAATCTATTAAAAGAAGTTAGAAAGAATAAAGTAATTAATGATTGGATAAAAACGCAAAAAGATATGCAAAAATTAATAGGTCTTTTAGCAGCAGAATTAAGCCAAGACATTAATTTTAAATTTACCCCTCCTGAAAAAAGAAGCTGTTGCGGGTAA
- the arsB gene encoding ACR3 family arsenite efflux transporter, producing MLLKRNNNLNKIKKEVAEIEEKVLGIFEKYLTVWVAICIALGIAIGKYLPVLPETLQKFTYANVSIPIAILIWLMIYPMMLKIDFSCIGDCFKHPKGLTITLVVNWLIKPFTMFFFASLFFTFLFKAFISPELAKEYVAGAVLLGAAPCTAMVFVWSYLTKGNPLYTLLQVAVNDLVILLAFVPIVSVLLGVSGLAIPYNTLFLSVGLFVLVPLVAAFLTRQRHIKRKGHACFEKEFLPKFKHITEIGLLFTLIIIFSFQGNIILANPFHIALIAVPLVIQTFFIFFIAYLWAKKWKVSHDVAAPAGMIGASNFFELAVAVAITLFGLNSGATLVTVVGVLVEVPVMLMLVRIANRTKHWF from the coding sequence ATGCTATTAAAAAGAAATAATAATTTAAATAAAATAAAAAAAGAGGTAGCTGAAATTGAAGAAAAAGTGTTGGGAATATTTGAAAAATATCTTACAGTCTGGGTGGCGATCTGTATAGCTTTAGGAATAGCCATAGGAAAATATCTACCCGTCCTGCCTGAAACATTGCAAAAATTCACCTACGCCAATGTTTCAATACCCATCGCTATTTTGATCTGGCTGATGATCTATCCGATGATGCTAAAAATCGATTTTTCCTGCATCGGTGATTGCTTCAAGCACCCGAAGGGACTGACCATAACCTTGGTCGTAAATTGGCTGATAAAGCCTTTTACTATGTTCTTTTTTGCCTCGCTGTTCTTTACTTTTTTGTTCAAAGCTTTTATCAGTCCCGAATTGGCCAAGGAATACGTAGCGGGAGCGGTTCTCTTGGGTGCCGCCCCATGCACGGCTATGGTATTTGTCTGGAGCTACCTTACCAAGGGGAATCCCCTTTACACACTTTTACAGGTGGCGGTCAATGATCTAGTGATTTTATTGGCTTTCGTTCCGATAGTTTCCGTTTTGCTTGGGGTAAGCGGCTTGGCAATCCCTTATAATACTCTGTTTTTGTCAGTCGGCCTTTTTGTGCTCGTGCCTTTGGTAGCCGCATTTTTAACCAGACAGAGGCACATTAAAAGAAAAGGGCACGCATGTTTTGAAAAAGAATTTTTGCCAAAATTCAAACATATTACCGAAATCGGCTTATTATTTACCTTGATTATTATTTTTTCTTTCCAGGGCAACATCATCCTAGCCAATCCATTTCATATCGCCTTAATCGCCGTTCCTTTAGTGATTCAGACCTTTTTCATATTTTTCATCGCTTATCTATGGGCGAAAAAATGGAAAGTTTCTCATGATGTGGCGGCTCCGGCCGGAATGATCGGCGCCAGTAATTTTTTTGAATTAGCCGTGGCGGTGGCCATCACTCTTTTCGGACTGAATTCCGGAGCTACTCTGGTGACTGTGGTCGGTGTTTTAGTAGAAGTTCCAGTGATGCTTATGCTGGTCAGGATTGCCAATAGGACTAAACATTGGTTTTAA
- a CDS encoding FAD-dependent oxidoreductase, translated as MDKQKIVIIGGGAAGTTCAFELRKLDKEAEITIVEKTGNLEYSPCALPYVLAGEINSFDDIFIFQASDYKNNNINILLDTEVTAINKKAKKISYVSDSKKGELTYDKLVLATGSVSKFPSISGLDKAKPFALKNLSDAKNISKNIKSKSKSVIVGAGLVGLELAVALKNQGEKVSVVERQNRPLPAILDKDMSGQLEQYLTDLGVELFFNTNITKVEEGKLYFQEDYLSFDKLFVCIGIEANTALAHQAELKCEEAIEVNDSLRTSDDNIYACGDCVFSIELNTNKKVLSQLGTIAVRQGKVVAHNILGQKEKAPLVVNNTITKIGELFVGSVGLSLEKARQENIEVVTAKYSGEVRSEYYPPSSLITVKLISDKKGKLLGGQILGREEVVGRINLLSLAIGKGMTLDDLISNETCYNPASAPINEPISIVAEIVKKKIKFSLKK; from the coding sequence ATGGATAAACAAAAAATAGTTATCATCGGCGGTGGAGCCGCCGGCACCACTTGCGCCTTTGAACTGAGGAAGCTCGACAAAGAGGCGGAGATAACCATAGTAGAGAAGACAGGAAACCTAGAATATTCTCCCTGCGCCCTGCCTTATGTTTTGGCCGGGGAGATAAATTCCTTTGATGATATTTTTATTTTCCAAGCATCTGATTATAAAAATAATAACATCAATATCCTCTTAGACACTGAGGTTACAGCCATAAACAAAAAGGCAAAAAAGATAAGTTATGTTAGTGATAGTAAAAAGGGAGAGCTTACCTATGATAAATTGGTTTTAGCCACCGGAAGCGTTTCTAAATTTCCTTCTATCTCAGGTCTTGATAAAGCCAAGCCTTTTGCTCTAAAAAATTTATCTGATGCTAAAAATATTTCAAAAAATATCAAGTCTAAAAGTAAGTCTGTTATTGTCGGAGCTGGGTTAGTGGGCCTGGAATTGGCCGTGGCTTTAAAAAATCAGGGGGAAAAAGTTTCGGTAGTAGAAAGGCAAAATCGTCCTTTACCGGCAATTTTAGACAAGGATATGAGCGGTCAGCTTGAGCAGTATTTAACTGATTTGGGAGTGGAATTGTTTTTTAATACAAATATCACAAAAGTAGAAGAGGGGAAGCTTTATTTTCAAGAAGATTATCTCAGCTTTGACAAGCTTTTTGTTTGTATCGGAATAGAAGCAAATACTGCCTTGGCCCATCAGGCCGAGTTGAAATGCGAAGAGGCTATTGAAGTAAATGATAGCTTACGGACTTCGGATGATAATATTTACGCATGCGGTGATTGCGTTTTTTCTATTGAGTTAAATACCAATAAAAAAGTGCTTAGCCAGCTTGGGACTATAGCGGTTCGTCAAGGCAAAGTAGTAGCTCATAATATCTTAGGCCAAAAAGAAAAAGCCCCTTTAGTAGTGAATAATACTATTACCAAGATAGGTGAACTATTCGTAGGTTCAGTGGGTTTGAGCTTAGAAAAAGCGCGACAAGAAAACATAGAAGTCGTAACAGCTAAATACTCTGGTGAGGTCAGATCTGAATATTACCCACCCTCCAGCCTGATTACAGTTAAGTTGATTTCAGATAAGAAAGGGAAATTACTCGGAGGTCAGATATTGGGCCGAGAAGAAGTGGTTGGAAGGATAAATTTACTTTCTCTGGCAATTGGAAAAGGAATGACCTTGGACGATTTAATTAGCAATGAGACTTGTTATAATCCGGCCTCAGCCCCCATCAACGAACCGATAAGCATAGTGGCTGAAATTGTTAAGAAAAAAATAAAGTTTTCTCTTAAAAAATGA
- a CDS encoding HAMP domain-containing sensor histidine kinase: MKKIKLNLQWKLTLAFLGIVVLVIMIFGILANYYIHEHFQKFCELSGIAMLRCARGKAGQAFLASINRSLFLVGAFGAFFSIILGYVLGKFILSPLQKAIKAVKEFSEGNYAIRINAATSDEINDLIKTLNRMFFSLEKLEKLRKDLVANFSHELATPLTNIYGYLEAINDNVISDESEKKKAISLVKTEAERLIHLTKEMKKLALLESENFVLSLKKTDINSLIENICEKFILRIKDKNITIDKDFDLKLPKVEIDPAKFELVIFNLIDNAIKYSPNNGVIKLKTLKQSEQIIISIKDNGQGIDKEDIPFIFERFYRGDKSRTKKDDSSGIGLTIVKKIVEAHKGSIEIKSAKGKGSEFIIYLTC; the protein is encoded by the coding sequence ATGAAAAAAATTAAATTAAATTTACAATGGAAATTAACTTTAGCTTTTTTAGGAATAGTTGTCTTAGTGATAATGATTTTCGGTATTTTAGCTAATTATTATATTCATGAACATTTTCAAAAATTTTGCGAATTATCTGGCATTGCTATGTTGCGTTGTGCAAGGGGAAAGGCAGGGCAAGCTTTTTTGGCAAGTATCAATCGGTCGTTATTTTTAGTTGGTGCATTCGGCGCTTTTTTTTCAATAATTCTTGGCTATGTTTTAGGCAAGTTTATTTTAAGCCCCCTACAAAAAGCCATAAAAGCGGTTAAAGAATTTTCTGAAGGAAATTATGCAATTAGGATAAATGCGGCTACTAGCGACGAGATAAATGACTTGATAAAAACATTAAATAGAATGTTTTTCAGCTTAGAAAAACTGGAAAAATTAAGAAAGGATCTGGTAGCTAATTTTTCTCATGAGCTGGCCACGCCTTTAACCAATATCTACGGCTACCTTGAGGCTATAAACGATAATGTAATCAGCGATGAATCAGAGAAGAAAAAAGCGATATCACTTGTAAAAACAGAGGCTGAAAGATTAATTCATTTAACCAAAGAGATGAAAAAGTTAGCTTTACTGGAATCTGAAAACTTTGTTTTATCGCTTAAAAAAACCGATATTAACAGCTTAATTGAAAATATATGTGAAAAGTTTATATTAAGAATCAAAGATAAAAATATAACAATTGATAAGGATTTTGACTTAAAATTGCCAAAAGTTGAAATTGATCCGGCTAAATTCGAACTAGTCATTTTTAATCTTATTGACAATGCTATCAAATACTCGCCAAATAATGGGGTTATAAAATTAAAAACACTAAAACAATCAGAACAAATTATTATTTCAATCAAAGATAACGGACAGGGCATTGACAAGGAGGATATTCCTTTTATTTTTGAAAGATTTTATCGCGGCGATAAATCCAGAACGAAAAAAGATGACAGCTCAGGGATCGGCCTGACAATTGTTAAAAAAATTGTTGAGGCGCATAAAGGAAGCATTGAAATAAAAAGTGCAAAAGGCAAAGGCAGTGAATTTATTATTTATTTAACCTGTTAG
- the traF gene encoding conjugal transfer protein TraF: protein MKTKKNILSILIFTLFLLGASFLIGMEQTSAAEKTVIYFFWGEGCPHCAVEKPFLEEMEQKYPELEVKMFETWKNLDNAELFQKVAAAYGIQARGVPTTFIGDFEPIVGYADYMADDIEDKIKDCIENSCVNPGVKAGIEEETNTEPTTSSVIPTKESNQEEEIDFQPEQNQDKICLHLFYKEDCPQCSNITNFLQNLEKEYNLTINKHDIGTEEENLLYQTFKDKYGLVTGAYPIIFLGNNYYIGDKAIKDHLEKEIIRCETEACICPLENIKGLTPFLPQSTDITPEKQEKLKLPFVGEIDISSMPLFLTTGIIAFVDGFNPCSLWLIAFLLGIVINSGSRKKIFLVGTTFLLVTTTVYGLFMVGLLNVFLYIGYLRWIQVAVALLALIFALVNIKDYFWYKKGLSFTISDKYKPKIFKDVRGIMKKDKSTWGMMLATAAMALGVVLVELPCTAGFPVIWTNIIAQHHIQGIAFALLLALYLLIYLLDEVVVVGAATLTLKASRFEEKHGRILKLIGGMIMLALALVMFIKPDLMNNISTALLIFAMAIAVSFLLIFIHRKILPKFGIKIGTEENLLTPEASKEGEENNTDEKNNIINKNKE from the coding sequence ATGAAAACAAAAAAAAATATTCTATCTATCTTAATTTTTACTTTATTTCTATTGGGAGCAAGTTTTTTAATCGGAATGGAGCAAACTTCAGCCGCAGAAAAAACCGTTATATACTTTTTCTGGGGTGAGGGCTGTCCTCACTGCGCCGTGGAAAAACCATTTTTAGAAGAAATGGAACAAAAGTATCCCGAGCTGGAGGTTAAAATGTTTGAGACCTGGAAGAACTTGGACAACGCCGAATTATTTCAAAAAGTAGCCGCCGCTTATGGAATTCAAGCCCGAGGAGTACCGACAACTTTCATTGGCGACTTTGAGCCAATAGTCGGTTATGCCGACTATATGGCCGATGATATTGAAGATAAAATTAAAGATTGTATTGAAAACAGCTGTGTTAACCCTGGAGTAAAGGCTGGGATTGAAGAAGAGACAAATACAGAGCCAACAACTTCTTCCGTTATTCCAACCAAAGAATCCAACCAAGAAGAAGAGATTGATTTCCAGCCAGAGCAAAACCAAGATAAGATTTGCCTGCACTTATTTTACAAAGAAGATTGTCCTCAATGCTCGAATATAACTAATTTTCTCCAGAATCTGGAGAAAGAATACAATCTGACTATAAATAAGCACGATATTGGGACTGAAGAAGAGAATCTTTTATATCAAACCTTTAAAGATAAATATGGATTAGTAACAGGCGCTTATCCAATTATATTTTTAGGTAACAACTATTACATAGGCGATAAAGCCATTAAAGATCATCTAGAAAAAGAAATAATTCGGTGTGAAACAGAGGCTTGTATTTGCCCCTTAGAAAACATTAAAGGCCTTACTCCTTTCTTACCCCAATCAACAGATATTACTCCTGAGAAACAGGAAAAACTAAAATTACCATTTGTCGGCGAGATTGATATTTCTTCCATGCCACTTTTTTTGACAACCGGTATCATCGCTTTTGTGGATGGTTTTAATCCCTGCTCTTTGTGGCTAATTGCCTTTCTTTTGGGAATTGTGATTAATTCTGGTTCAAGAAAGAAAATATTTTTGGTCGGTACAACCTTTCTTTTGGTAACCACCACTGTTTACGGACTGTTTATGGTAGGGCTTTTAAATGTGTTTTTATATATTGGCTACTTAAGATGGATTCAAGTTGCGGTTGCCTTATTAGCTTTGATTTTTGCTCTTGTAAATATTAAAGACTATTTTTGGTATAAAAAAGGTTTATCTTTTACTATTTCTGATAAGTATAAGCCAAAAATATTTAAAGATGTACGAGGCATCATGAAAAAAGATAAATCAACCTGGGGCATGATGCTAGCTACAGCTGCTATGGCTCTGGGCGTAGTGCTGGTTGAGCTTCCCTGTACAGCTGGTTTTCCAGTAATTTGGACTAATATAATTGCCCAACATCATATACAAGGAATAGCGTTTGCTTTGCTTTTAGCCCTCTATCTATTGATTTATCTTTTAGACGAGGTAGTGGTTGTAGGAGCCGCCACTTTGACATTAAAAGCCAGTCGTTTTGAAGAAAAACACGGGCGTATCCTTAAGCTTATCGGTGGTATGATTATGTTGGCCTTGGCCCTGGTAATGTTTATTAAGCCGGACTTAATGAATAATATAAGCACTGCTTTATTAATTTTTGCCATGGCCATAGCTGTTTCTTTCTTACTTATTTTTATTCATCGTAAAATTTTACCAAAATTTGGTATAAAAATTGGCACGGAAGAAAATTTATTAACACCTGAAGCATCAAAAGAAGGTGAAGAAAATAATACTGACGAAAAAAATAATATTATTAACAAAAATAAGGAATAA
- the lipA gene encoding lipoyl synthase translates to MNLPDWIKIGKYDKKEYLKTLNIINENKLTTVCLEANCPNRYECFANGTATFMILGDVCTRNCRYCNIKKGQPKALDPTEPEKISVAIKKMGLKYAVVTCVTRDDLPDGGADQFAKTIKTIKKNNPGCRMEVLISDLQGNWQALKKIIKAKPDVINHNLEAVKDIFALVRPKGNYKLSLKLLKKIKEFAPEIKTKSGFMLGLGENDKQIAETLNDLKKGGCDIVTIGQYLQPSPQHFAVKKYYNPEEFKRIESIAKKIGIKHVSAGPLVRSSYQANIMYK, encoded by the coding sequence ATGAATTTGCCTGATTGGATTAAAATAGGAAAATACGATAAAAAAGAATATTTAAAAACTTTAAATATTATAAATGAAAATAAACTAACCACGGTTTGTTTGGAGGCAAATTGCCCCAACCGTTATGAATGTTTTGCTAATGGCACAGCCACTTTTATGATTTTGGGTGATGTTTGTACCAGAAATTGTCGTTATTGTAATATAAAAAAAGGTCAACCTAAGGCACTTGATCCGACCGAGCCGGAAAAAATTTCGGTTGCCATTAAAAAGATGGGTTTAAAATATGCGGTGGTAACTTGCGTAACCAGAGATGATTTGCCAGATGGCGGCGCTGATCAATTTGCTAAAACGATCAAGACAATTAAAAAAAATAATCCGGGTTGTAGGATGGAAGTTTTAATCTCTGACCTACAAGGTAATTGGCAAGCGCTTAAAAAAATAATCAAAGCCAAGCCGGATGTAATAAATCATAATTTAGAAGCAGTTAAAGATATTTTTGCTTTAGTCAGACCCAAAGGTAATTATAAGTTATCTTTAAAACTTTTGAAAAAAATAAAAGAATTCGCACCGGAAATAAAAACAAAATCCGGTTTTATGCTTGGTCTTGGTGAGAATGACAAACAAATTGCCGAAACACTTAATGATTTAAAAAAAGGTGGCTGTGATATCGTAACCATTGGACAATATTTACAGCCGAGTCCGCAACATTTTGCAGTAAAAAAATATTATAATCCCGAAGAGTTTAAAAGGATAGAGTCTATTGCTAAAAAAATCGGTATTAAACATGTTTCTGCCGGTCCTTTGGTTAGGAGTTCTTATCAAGCTAACATTATGTATAAATAA